A single genomic interval of Saccharothrix saharensis harbors:
- a CDS encoding MBL fold metallo-hydrolase: protein MKVHHLNCGTMRPFGGRLVTGRGSCFGTAELVCHVLLLETDDGLTLVDSGMGVDDVRTPDETLARAWRLLSRPVLDERETALRQVEALGFTAADVRRVVLTHLDLDHGGGLRDFPRAEVHVSAEELAAATRPGKSGNDRFRYPDGQWRHGPRWVPHETTGETWFGFSGVREVGPDVLLVPLFGHTHGHTGVAVRTGDRWLLHAGDSYFHHAELRPQPHCPPVLTYMQKRMEVRRELRLANQERLRELVRDHGDEVDVFSAHDATELRRRQGVLA from the coding sequence ATGAAGGTGCACCACCTCAACTGCGGCACCATGCGCCCGTTCGGCGGGCGGCTGGTGACCGGCCGGGGTTCCTGCTTCGGCACGGCCGAACTCGTCTGCCACGTGCTGCTCCTGGAGACCGACGACGGCCTGACCCTCGTCGACAGCGGCATGGGCGTCGACGACGTCCGCACCCCCGACGAGACGCTCGCGCGCGCCTGGCGGCTGCTGAGCCGCCCGGTCCTGGACGAGCGGGAAACCGCGCTGCGCCAGGTGGAAGCCCTCGGGTTCACCGCCGCCGACGTCCGGAGGGTCGTGCTGACCCACCTGGACCTCGACCACGGCGGTGGCCTGCGCGACTTCCCCCGCGCCGAGGTCCACGTCTCCGCCGAGGAACTGGCCGCCGCCACCCGTCCGGGCAAGTCGGGCAACGACCGCTTCCGCTACCCCGACGGCCAGTGGCGGCACGGCCCCCGCTGGGTGCCCCACGAGACCACCGGCGAGACGTGGTTCGGCTTCTCCGGCGTCCGCGAGGTCGGCCCCGACGTCCTGCTCGTCCCCCTCTTCGGCCACACCCACGGCCACACCGGCGTGGCGGTCCGCACCGGTGACCGCTGGCTCCTGCACGCGGGTGACTCCTACTTCCACCACGCCGAGCTCCGGCCGCAACCCCACTGCCCGCCCGTCCTGACCTACATGCAGAAGCGCATGGAGGTCCGGCGCGAGCTGCGCCTGGCCAACCAGGAGCGGCTGCGCGAGCTCGTGCGCGACCACGGCGACGAGGTGGACGTCTTCAGCGCCCACGACGCCACCGAACTGCGTCGCCGCCAAGGGGTCCTCGCGTGA
- a CDS encoding APC family permease: MAEATSAPEQPELKRAIGPKLLLFFVVGDILGTGIYALTGNVAGKIGGALWLPFLVAFVVAFLTAFSYLELVGKYPRAAGAALYTNRAFKIQFLTFMVAFAVMSSGITSASSAALAFGRTYLQSVIKEFFSDTFTVSATLVAILFIIGLGLINFRGVSESVKANVVLTCIELSGLVIIIAIGIYAVMAGDGDPGRLTQVDPAPGQSALVAITSATALAFFAMVGFEDSVNMAEECRDPVRIFPRAMLWGMVIAAVIYVLVAITSSLLIPADELSEAGSSALLKVVTVGAPGFPLWVFSLIGLFAVINSAMINMLMASRLIYGMANERIIPKVFGTVHPFRRTPWISIIFTSGVAIILVSTTDIAKLGGTTALLLLVVFTIVNIAVLVLRKEKVDHKHFRAPTWVPVLGAITCAYLASPLSGRASADYEIALYLLAAGVVLWLINRLVHGKVTFDAEKLAK, translated from the coding sequence ATGGCGGAAGCGACGAGCGCACCGGAGCAACCGGAACTGAAGCGGGCCATCGGCCCGAAGCTGCTGCTGTTCTTCGTGGTCGGTGACATCCTCGGCACCGGCATCTACGCCCTCACGGGCAACGTCGCGGGCAAGATCGGCGGCGCGCTGTGGCTGCCCTTCCTGGTCGCGTTCGTGGTGGCGTTCCTGACCGCGTTCAGCTACCTGGAACTCGTCGGCAAGTACCCGAGGGCGGCCGGCGCGGCGCTCTACACCAACCGGGCGTTCAAGATCCAGTTCCTCACCTTCATGGTGGCGTTCGCGGTGATGAGCTCGGGCATCACCTCGGCGTCGTCCGCCGCGCTCGCGTTCGGCCGCACCTACCTGCAGTCCGTCATCAAGGAGTTCTTCTCCGACACGTTCACCGTGTCCGCGACGCTGGTCGCGATCCTGTTCATCATCGGCCTGGGCCTGATCAACTTCCGGGGCGTCTCGGAGTCGGTCAAGGCCAACGTCGTGCTGACGTGCATCGAGCTGTCCGGCCTGGTGATCATCATCGCGATCGGCATCTACGCGGTGATGGCGGGCGACGGCGACCCCGGCCGGCTGACCCAGGTCGACCCGGCGCCCGGCCAGAGCGCGCTCGTCGCCATCACGTCCGCCACGGCGTTGGCGTTCTTCGCGATGGTCGGGTTCGAGGACTCGGTGAACATGGCCGAGGAGTGCCGCGACCCGGTCCGCATCTTCCCGCGCGCGATGCTGTGGGGCATGGTGATCGCGGCGGTCATCTACGTGCTGGTCGCGATCACGTCGTCGCTGCTCATCCCCGCCGACGAGCTGTCCGAGGCCGGCTCGTCGGCGTTGCTGAAGGTCGTCACGGTCGGCGCGCCCGGCTTCCCGCTGTGGGTCTTCTCGCTGATCGGCCTGTTCGCGGTCATCAACTCGGCGATGATCAACATGCTGATGGCCAGCCGGCTGATCTACGGCATGGCGAACGAGCGGATCATCCCGAAGGTGTTCGGCACCGTGCACCCGTTCCGCCGCACGCCGTGGATCTCCATCATCTTCACGTCCGGTGTCGCGATCATCCTCGTGTCGACCACCGACATCGCCAAGCTCGGCGGCACGACGGCGTTGCTGCTGCTGGTCGTCTTCACCATCGTCAACATCGCGGTCCTGGTGCTGCGCAAGGAGAAGGTCGACCACAAGCACTTCCGCGCGCCGACGTGGGTGCCGGTGCTGGGCGCGATCACGTGCGCCTACCTGGCCAGCCCGCTGTCGGGGCGCGCGTCGGCGGACTACGAGATCGCCCTGTACCTGCTCGCCGCCGGCGTCGTGCTCTGGCTGATCAACCGGCTGGTGCACGGCAAGGTCACGTTCGACGCGGAGAAGCTGGCGAAGTGA
- a CDS encoding helix-turn-helix domain-containing protein encodes MARRAGTSARSRRLAHVLRKLRATAGLTMEAVGEAVGMSGSKISRIESSDIGVYLDDLEKLLDFYEVARKQRVELLGLARHAEQRGLLRTNNPNLPEDWQTWADFEDEASALLHYQPLAIPGLLQTPEYARTLIEATGHTLTDGQVDALVASRMARQGLLSRSTPLKLSAIIEQSVLERPFHDQGAHRRQVRHLIDTGERPNVTVRVVPTDAELHGGLSGPFVILKYDDDPSLVLLENKVASLFIDVDDQIEVFEATWAALRRLAYTEEETLDYLKDLA; translated from the coding sequence ATGGCACGCCGCGCTGGAACGTCGGCCCGATCCCGCCGACTCGCACACGTCCTCCGGAAACTCCGCGCCACCGCCGGCCTCACCATGGAGGCCGTGGGCGAGGCGGTGGGCATGTCCGGGAGCAAGATCAGCCGCATCGAGTCGTCCGACATCGGCGTCTACCTGGACGACCTGGAGAAGCTGCTCGACTTCTACGAGGTTGCGCGCAAACAACGCGTCGAACTCCTCGGCCTCGCCCGGCACGCCGAGCAGCGCGGTCTGCTGCGGACGAACAACCCGAACCTTCCCGAGGACTGGCAGACCTGGGCGGACTTCGAGGACGAAGCCAGCGCACTGTTGCATTACCAACCGCTGGCGATCCCGGGTCTCCTGCAGACGCCGGAGTATGCGCGCACTTTGATCGAAGCGACTGGGCACACCTTGACGGATGGACAAGTGGATGCCCTGGTGGCAAGTCGAATGGCACGCCAAGGGTTGCTCAGCCGCAGCACGCCGCTCAAGCTGAGCGCGATCATCGAGCAGAGCGTTTTGGAGCGCCCGTTCCACGACCAAGGGGCACACCGCCGCCAAGTCCGACACCTCATCGACACCGGCGAACGCCCGAACGTCACGGTGCGAGTGGTGCCGACCGACGCGGAACTGCACGGCGGCCTCAGCGGACCGTTCGTGATCCTGAAGTACGACGACGACCCGAGCCTGGTGCTGCTGGAGAACAAGGTCGCGAGCCTGTTCATCGACGTGGACGACCAGATCGAGGTGTTCGAGGCGACGTGGGCCGCGCTGCGGCGTTTGGCCTACACGGAGGAGGAAACGCTGGATTACCTCAAGGATCTCGCGTGA
- a CDS encoding MFS transporter: MRRVLGKIAIDTRPLRVVAYRRLWLSTVVTAIGSQLTAVAVPKQVYDLTGSSGWVGLSAGVALVPLLVFGLYGGAIADVVDRRKLLVVTNTGIAVTSVLLWGQAALHVDSVWLVIALLGLQQVFFAVNAPARTASIARLVPAEQIPAATALGSTVMMFGGVFGPMLAGALMPVVGLSTLYLVDAVALTLTIWAVWKLPPLPPLSGTSRRAGLRDVVDGFRYLAVQKILLASFLLDIIAMVFGMPRALFPELAEDTFGDPAGGGLALGLLFAAIPLGAMLCGLTSGWTSRVTRHGVGVVIAVVAWGVAMIGFGLSHALWLAVVFLAIGGAADMISMVFRSAILQAAATDEMRGRMQGVFIVVVAGGPRLADLLHGTTGAMIGPGNATAVGGVLVVIGTALAVLAIPAIKRYRFTPEAVAPATLAG; the protein is encoded by the coding sequence GTGCGGAGAGTGCTCGGGAAGATCGCCATCGACACCCGGCCGTTGAGGGTCGTGGCGTACCGGAGGCTGTGGCTCTCGACCGTCGTGACGGCCATCGGCAGCCAGTTGACCGCGGTGGCCGTGCCGAAGCAGGTGTACGACCTCACCGGGTCGTCGGGCTGGGTCGGGTTGTCGGCCGGGGTGGCGTTGGTGCCGTTGCTCGTGTTCGGGCTGTACGGCGGCGCGATCGCGGACGTGGTGGACCGGCGCAAGCTGCTCGTCGTCACGAACACGGGCATCGCGGTGACGTCCGTGCTGCTGTGGGGGCAGGCCGCGCTGCACGTGGACTCGGTGTGGCTGGTGATCGCCCTGCTCGGGCTGCAACAGGTGTTCTTCGCGGTCAACGCGCCCGCGCGGACCGCGTCGATCGCCCGGCTCGTGCCCGCCGAGCAGATCCCGGCCGCCACGGCGCTGGGGTCGACCGTGATGATGTTCGGCGGCGTGTTCGGGCCCATGCTGGCGGGCGCGTTGATGCCGGTGGTCGGGCTGTCCACGTTGTACCTGGTGGACGCGGTCGCGTTGACGTTGACGATCTGGGCGGTGTGGAAGCTGCCGCCGCTGCCGCCGTTGAGCGGGACGTCGCGGCGGGCCGGGCTGCGGGACGTGGTGGACGGGTTCCGCTACCTGGCCGTGCAGAAGATCCTGCTGGCGAGCTTCCTGCTGGACATCATCGCGATGGTGTTCGGCATGCCGCGGGCGTTGTTCCCGGAGCTGGCCGAGGACACGTTCGGCGACCCGGCGGGCGGCGGGTTGGCGCTGGGGCTGCTGTTCGCGGCCATCCCGCTGGGGGCGATGTTGTGCGGCCTCACGTCCGGCTGGACGTCGCGGGTGACGCGGCACGGCGTGGGCGTGGTGATCGCGGTCGTGGCGTGGGGCGTGGCGATGATCGGGTTCGGCCTGTCGCACGCCCTGTGGCTGGCCGTGGTGTTCCTGGCGATCGGCGGCGCGGCGGACATGATCAGCATGGTGTTCCGCAGCGCGATCCTGCAGGCGGCGGCGACCGACGAGATGCGCGGCCGGATGCAGGGCGTGTTCATCGTCGTGGTGGCGGGCGGTCCCCGGCTGGCCGACCTGCTGCACGGGACCACGGGCGCGATGATCGGCCCCGGCAACGCCACGGCGGTCGGGGGCGTCCTGGTCGTGATCGGTACCGCGCTGGCGGTGCTGGCGATCCCGGCGATCAAGCGCTACCGCTTCACGCCCGAGGCGGTGGCCCCGGCGACACTGGCGGGGTGA
- the pdxH gene encoding pyridoxamine 5'-phosphate oxidase, translating into MSETTNIALPSMRVSYEQGSLTESDLAASWHEQLQLWLDQASGAGLPEPNAMVLATADTEGRPSSRTVLAKGLDERGLVFFTNYTSAKSHDLMATRYASATFPWFAMQRQAHVRGIVEKVGPAETAAYWASRPRGSQLGAWASPQSRVVSGRSTLESALNKVERQFADADRVPVPPHWGGWRIRPEEVEFWQGRRDRMHDRLRFRLGRDGWEVQRIAP; encoded by the coding sequence ATGTCGGAGACGACGAACATCGCGTTGCCGTCTATGCGCGTGTCCTACGAACAGGGCTCGCTCACAGAGAGCGACCTCGCGGCCAGCTGGCACGAGCAGTTGCAGCTGTGGCTGGACCAGGCGTCGGGCGCGGGCCTGCCGGAGCCGAACGCGATGGTCCTGGCGACCGCCGACACCGAGGGCCGCCCGTCCTCGCGGACCGTGCTGGCCAAGGGCCTGGACGAGCGCGGCCTGGTGTTCTTCACCAACTACACCTCGGCCAAGAGCCACGACCTGATGGCCACGCGGTACGCCTCGGCCACGTTCCCGTGGTTCGCGATGCAGCGGCAGGCGCACGTGCGGGGCATCGTGGAGAAGGTCGGCCCCGCCGAGACCGCGGCCTACTGGGCGAGCCGCCCGCGCGGCTCGCAGCTGGGCGCGTGGGCGTCCCCGCAGTCCCGCGTGGTCAGCGGGCGCTCCACTTTGGAGAGCGCGCTGAACAAGGTCGAGCGCCAGTTCGCCGACGCCGACCGGGTACCCGTGCCGCCCCACTGGGGTGGCTGGCGCATCCGCCCCGAAGAGGTCGAGTTCTGGCAGGGCCGCCGCGACCGCATGCACGACCGCCTCCGCTTCCGCCTCGGCCGCGACGGCTGGGAAGTGCAGCGCATCGCGCCCTAG
- a CDS encoding urease accessory protein UreD: MRARAHLVVALDPKGRTVVRELRSMAPLRLVPRLRRGRDEVALVHLVSAVTAPLGGDDLELRVTVEAGASLDLRGVAATLVLPGHHAGGSRALVDVELADGASLAYVPEPTVVTARACHEAVFRARMGEGARLRAREIVVLGRKGERPGSLTTTLDVRRNGPVLRQTSRLGVPEVDASPAGLAGRRVLGTELLCWGEDLPGAVSDQWWSLVPLVRGGSLSTAVGHDAVTVERALDQARAGHPGSGGF; this comes from the coding sequence GTGAGGGCGAGAGCCCACTTGGTCGTGGCACTCGACCCGAAGGGGCGAACGGTGGTGCGCGAGCTGCGGTCGATGGCGCCGCTGCGGCTGGTGCCACGACTCCGGCGCGGGCGTGACGAGGTGGCGCTGGTGCACCTGGTGAGCGCGGTCACCGCGCCGTTGGGCGGCGACGACCTGGAACTGCGCGTCACGGTCGAGGCGGGGGCGTCGCTGGACCTGCGCGGCGTGGCGGCGACGCTGGTGCTGCCCGGCCACCACGCGGGCGGCAGCCGTGCGCTCGTCGACGTGGAATTGGCCGACGGCGCGTCGTTGGCGTACGTGCCGGAACCGACCGTGGTCACGGCGCGTGCGTGCCACGAAGCGGTGTTCCGCGCGCGGATGGGTGAAGGCGCTCGGCTGCGCGCGCGGGAGATCGTCGTGCTGGGGCGCAAGGGCGAGCGGCCCGGCTCGCTCACCACGACGCTGGACGTCCGGCGGAACGGGCCGGTGCTGCGGCAGACGTCTCGGTTGGGAGTGCCCGAAGTGGACGCGAGCCCGGCCGGCCTGGCGGGGCGGCGGGTGCTCGGCACGGAGCTGCTGTGCTGGGGCGAAGACCTCCCGGGAGCGGTCTCGGACCAGTGGTGGTCACTCGTTCCGCTGGTGCGCGGCGGCAGCCTGAGCACCGCCGTCGGCCACGACGCGGTGACCGTCGAACGGGCGCTCGACCAGGCACGGGCCGGGCACCCCGGGTCGGGCGGCTTCTGA
- a CDS encoding DUF4232 domain-containing protein: MTRRFLATVAISAAVLAAGGTAVARAESTTCGSVDLDIAFGRAGGAAGTTYREVVLTNRGLRTCVLRGFPGVSYVDANGDRVGAAAVRVGERGAPLTLPHGAAATSDVGFAQVDNFDPDACRKTPVWGVRVFPPGETAPLYLRMTDQHGCAGDVSAFGNHLTAASVRS, encoded by the coding sequence ATGACGAGGAGATTTCTCGCGACAGTTGCGATATCGGCCGCCGTGCTCGCCGCGGGGGGAACCGCCGTCGCCCGAGCGGAGAGCACCACGTGCGGGTCGGTGGACCTCGACATCGCCTTCGGCCGCGCGGGAGGCGCGGCCGGCACCACGTACCGGGAGGTCGTGCTGACCAACCGGGGCCTGCGCACGTGCGTCCTGCGGGGCTTCCCGGGAGTGTCCTATGTGGACGCCAACGGCGACCGGGTCGGCGCGGCGGCCGTGCGCGTCGGCGAACGCGGTGCGCCGCTCACCCTCCCGCACGGTGCCGCCGCCACCTCGGACGTGGGCTTCGCCCAGGTCGACAACTTCGACCCGGACGCGTGCCGCAAGACGCCCGTGTGGGGCGTCCGCGTGTTCCCGCCGGGCGAGACCGCGCCGCTGTACCTCCGGATGACCGACCAGCACGGATGCGCGGGTGACGTGAGCGCGTTCGGGAATCACCTGACCGCCGCGAGCGTGCGGAGCTGA
- the ureG gene encoding urease accessory protein UreG: MHPVNFDPTDAGHDPHHAHDHEHRAVRIGIGGPVGSGKTALTAALCRALGGSVNLAVVTNDIYTTEDADFLRAAGVLDVERIEAVQTGACPHTAIRDDITANLDAVELLEHRVPGLELVIIESGGDNLTAVFSRGLVDRQVFVVDVAGGDKVPRKGGPGVTTADLLVINKTDLAPMVGADLGVMTADAHRMRGELPVISQSLVDTPDAPAVADWVRAQLRTLAAVR, encoded by the coding sequence GTGCACCCGGTGAACTTCGACCCCACCGACGCGGGCCACGACCCGCACCACGCGCACGACCACGAGCACCGGGCCGTGCGGATCGGCATCGGCGGGCCGGTCGGCAGCGGCAAGACCGCGCTGACCGCCGCGCTGTGCCGGGCGCTGGGCGGCAGCGTGAACCTCGCCGTCGTCACCAACGACATCTACACCACCGAGGACGCCGACTTCCTGCGCGCCGCCGGGGTGCTGGACGTCGAGCGGATCGAGGCCGTGCAGACCGGCGCGTGCCCGCACACCGCGATCCGCGACGACATCACCGCCAACCTGGACGCGGTGGAGCTGCTGGAGCACCGGGTACCGGGCCTGGAGCTGGTGATCATCGAGAGCGGCGGTGACAACCTGACCGCCGTGTTCAGCCGTGGCCTGGTGGACCGGCAGGTCTTCGTGGTCGACGTGGCGGGCGGCGACAAGGTGCCGCGCAAGGGCGGTCCCGGCGTGACCACCGCGGACCTGCTGGTGATCAACAAGACCGACCTCGCGCCGATGGTGGGCGCCGACCTCGGTGTCATGACGGCCGACGCCCACCGGATGCGCGGCGAGCTGCCGGTGATCAGCCAGTCCCTTGTGGACACACCGGACGCTCCCGCGGTGGCCGACTGGGTGCGCGCTCAGCTCCGCACGCTCGCGGCGGTCAGGTGA
- a CDS encoding urease accessory protein UreF, whose amino-acid sequence MNLAALMIADSRFPGGGHVHSGGLEEAVARRLVHDEPSLRSFLLGRLRTAGELGAVFAAAACRGHYPELDAELDARTPSPAQRNASRVQGRGIARAARRAWPSAALAELLRVTPRPHHPIIVGVLVGEPFEAAQTVAYHAVTGPATAAIRLLGLDPFGVNAALAALAPEIDAIAATAADHADTAPEDLPAPSAPGLDLLAEAHDRHHSEEVRLFVS is encoded by the coding sequence ATGAACCTCGCGGCGCTGATGATCGCGGACTCCCGGTTCCCGGGCGGCGGTCACGTGCACTCGGGCGGGCTGGAGGAGGCCGTCGCGCGGCGGTTGGTCCACGACGAGCCGTCGTTGCGGTCGTTCCTGCTGGGGCGGTTGCGCACGGCGGGCGAGTTGGGCGCGGTGTTCGCGGCCGCCGCGTGCCGCGGGCACTACCCGGAGCTGGACGCCGAGCTGGACGCGCGCACGCCGTCGCCCGCGCAGCGCAACGCCTCCCGCGTGCAGGGTCGCGGCATCGCGCGGGCGGCGCGGCGGGCGTGGCCGTCGGCGGCGCTGGCCGAGCTGCTGCGGGTCACGCCGCGCCCGCACCACCCGATCATCGTGGGGGTGCTGGTGGGCGAGCCGTTCGAGGCCGCGCAGACGGTGGCCTACCACGCCGTCACCGGACCGGCGACGGCCGCGATCCGGCTGCTGGGGCTGGACCCGTTCGGGGTGAACGCGGCGCTGGCCGCGCTGGCGCCGGAGATCGACGCGATCGCCGCGACGGCCGCCGACCACGCCGACACCGCGCCCGAGGACCTGCCCGCGCCGAGCGCCCCCGGCCTGGACCTGCTGGCCGAAGCCCACGACCGCCACCACTCGGAAGAGGTGCGTCTCTTTGTCAGCTGA
- a CDS encoding urease subunit alpha, whose protein sequence is MTGIDRRRYAELLGPTVGDRIRLADTDILIEVTEDRSRGPHGSGDEVIFGGGKVVRESMGQGVATRAEGAPDLVITGAVVLDHWGVVKADVGVRDGRIVGIGKAGNPDTMDGVDPALVIGPSTEILSGNGKVLTAGGIDCHVHFITPGIVDVAVASGLTTLIGGGTGPAEGTKATTVTPGAWNLGRMLASLDHVPVNVLLLGKGNTTREDALREQLAGGAGGFKLHEDWGTTPAAIDACLRVADESGVQVAIHTDTLNEAGFVESTLAAIAGRSINAYHSEGAGGGHAPDIIQVVSEPNVLPSSTNPTRPHTVNTLEEHLDMLMVCHHLNPSVPEDLAFAESRIRPTTIAAEDVLHDLGAISMISSDSQAMGRVGEVIIRTWQTAHVMQRRRGAMPDNLRARRYVAKYTINPAIAHGIDHEVGSVEVGKLADLVLWEPKFFGVRPSVVLKGGFIAHAAMGDANASIPTPQPVFARPMFGAHSAARGSVHFVSQQAVDAGLADVLRLARPLVPVGNTRGVTKADMVLNDAMPAVKVDPDSFAVRIDGELVEPAPVAELPMAQRYFLF, encoded by the coding sequence GTGACCGGGATCGACCGCCGCCGGTACGCGGAACTGCTGGGGCCCACGGTCGGTGACCGGATCAGGCTCGCCGACACCGACATCCTGATCGAGGTGACCGAGGACCGGTCGAGGGGCCCGCACGGCTCCGGCGACGAGGTGATCTTCGGCGGCGGGAAGGTGGTCCGCGAGTCGATGGGCCAGGGCGTGGCCACCCGCGCGGAGGGCGCGCCGGACCTCGTCATCACGGGCGCGGTCGTGCTGGACCACTGGGGCGTGGTGAAGGCGGACGTCGGCGTGCGCGACGGCCGGATCGTCGGCATCGGCAAGGCGGGCAACCCCGACACCATGGACGGCGTGGACCCGGCGCTGGTCATCGGGCCGTCCACGGAGATCCTGTCGGGCAACGGCAAGGTGCTCACGGCCGGCGGCATCGACTGCCACGTCCACTTCATCACCCCCGGGATCGTGGACGTCGCGGTGGCGTCCGGCCTGACCACGCTGATCGGCGGCGGCACGGGCCCGGCGGAGGGCACGAAGGCCACCACGGTGACGCCCGGCGCGTGGAACCTGGGCCGGATGCTCGCCTCGCTGGACCACGTGCCGGTGAACGTGCTGCTGCTCGGCAAGGGCAACACCACCCGCGAGGACGCGTTGCGCGAGCAGCTGGCGGGCGGCGCGGGCGGGTTCAAGCTGCACGAGGACTGGGGCACCACGCCCGCCGCGATCGACGCGTGCCTGCGGGTCGCCGACGAGTCCGGGGTGCAGGTCGCGATCCACACGGACACGCTGAACGAGGCCGGGTTCGTCGAGTCGACGCTGGCGGCCATCGCGGGCCGGTCGATCAACGCCTACCACTCCGAGGGCGCGGGCGGCGGGCACGCGCCGGACATCATCCAGGTGGTGTCCGAGCCGAACGTGCTGCCGTCGTCCACCAACCCGACGCGCCCCCACACGGTCAACACGCTCGAAGAGCACCTCGACATGCTGATGGTGTGCCACCACCTCAACCCGTCCGTGCCCGAGGACCTGGCGTTCGCGGAGAGCCGCATCCGGCCGACCACGATCGCGGCCGAGGACGTGCTGCACGACCTGGGCGCGATCTCGATGATCAGCTCCGACTCGCAGGCCATGGGCCGGGTCGGCGAGGTGATCATCCGGACGTGGCAGACCGCGCACGTGATGCAGCGGCGGCGGGGCGCGATGCCGGACAACCTGCGGGCCCGCCGGTACGTGGCCAAGTACACGATCAACCCGGCCATCGCGCACGGCATCGACCACGAGGTCGGCTCGGTGGAGGTCGGCAAGCTGGCCGACCTGGTGCTGTGGGAGCCGAAGTTCTTCGGCGTGCGGCCGTCGGTGGTGCTCAAGGGCGGGTTCATCGCGCACGCGGCGATGGGCGACGCGAACGCGTCCATCCCGACACCGCAGCCGGTCTTCGCCCGGCCGATGTTCGGCGCGCACTCGGCGGCCCGCGGCAGCGTGCACTTCGTGTCGCAGCAGGCGGTGGACGCCGGGTTGGCCGACGTGCTGCGGCTGGCGCGGCCGCTGGTGCCGGTGGGGAACACGCGGGGCGTCACCAAGGCCGACATGGTGCTCAACGACGCCATGCCGGCGGTGAAGGTGGACCCGGACAGCTTCGCCGTGCGCATCGACGGCGAGCTGGTGGAACCCGCGCCGGTGGCGGAGCTGCCGATGGCCCAGCGCTACTTCCTGTTCTGA
- a CDS encoding urease subunit beta, which translates to MVPGEIVTGDEPVELNPGRPRTTLVVVNAADRPVQVGSHYHFAAANPGLEFDREAAWGKRLDVPAGTAVRFEPGVEREVVLVPIAGARRVPGLRPEWAGDLDAAGPESGEAGR; encoded by the coding sequence GTGGTCCCAGGCGAGATCGTCACCGGCGACGAGCCGGTCGAGCTGAACCCCGGCCGGCCGCGGACCACGCTGGTCGTGGTCAACGCGGCGGACCGCCCGGTGCAGGTCGGGTCGCACTACCACTTCGCCGCCGCCAACCCCGGCCTGGAGTTCGACCGGGAGGCCGCGTGGGGAAAGCGGCTGGACGTGCCGGCGGGCACGGCGGTGCGGTTCGAGCCGGGCGTGGAGCGGGAGGTGGTGCTGGTGCCGATCGCGGGCGCGCGGCGGGTGCCGGGGCTGCGGCCGGAGTGGGCCGGTGACCTGGACGCGGCCGGGCCCGAGTCGGGGGAGGCGGGCCGGTGA
- a CDS encoding urease subunit gamma — protein MHLTPHERDKLLVHVAADVARRRLERGVVLNYPEAVALITDHVLEGARDGRTVSELMDSGRHVLRRDQVLDGVPEMIESVQVEATFPDGTKLVTVHDPIV, from the coding sequence ATGCACCTGACACCGCACGAGCGGGACAAGCTGCTGGTCCACGTGGCGGCCGACGTCGCGCGCAGGCGGCTGGAGCGCGGAGTGGTCCTGAACTACCCGGAAGCGGTCGCGCTCATCACCGACCACGTGCTCGAAGGGGCTCGGGACGGCCGGACGGTCAGCGAGCTGATGGACAGCGGCCGGCACGTGCTGCGCCGCGACCAGGTGCTCGACGGCGTGCCCGAGATGATCGAGTCCGTGCAGGTGGAGGCGACCTTCCCGGACGGCACCAAGCTCGTGACCGTGCATGACCCGATCGTGTGA